A stretch of Microbulbifer sp. SAOS-129_SWC DNA encodes these proteins:
- the ectB gene encoding diaminobutyrate--2-oxoglutarate transaminase — protein sequence MKVFDEIESEVQSYARAFPRVFNKAQGEYLYDEDGTQYLDFLGGAGTLNYGHNNPLFKEALIEYIQQDGITHGLDLHTKAKREFLEAFATKILQPRELNYVMQFTGPTGTNAVEAAMKIARKYKGRENIISFTNGFHGCSMGALAATGNSHHRGAAGTSMSGVSRIPYDGYLGDDIDTTAYLDKVLSDSSSGIDHPAAVMVETVQGEGGINAASAEWLRNLQAVCHKHDVLLIVDDIQAGCGRTGSFFSFEDAGIKPDIVTLSKSLSGYGLPFAVVLMRPELDQWKPGEHNGTFRGNNLAFVTATAAINHYWSDDKFAKEVQRKGDYIGERLNAIVEKFGDGNMTTRGRGMFRGLNCISGELAGKITSEAFKNGLVIETSGADDQVVKTLCPLTISDENLKRSLDIVEAAVEKVLKGTEVPEEHDFFADDDSAAEKAADKKGELAGAA from the coding sequence ATGAAAGTTTTTGACGAGATCGAATCGGAAGTACAGAGCTATGCCCGCGCTTTTCCGCGCGTATTTAACAAAGCTCAGGGCGAGTACCTCTATGACGAGGACGGCACCCAGTACCTGGACTTTCTCGGCGGTGCCGGCACCCTGAACTACGGTCACAACAACCCGCTGTTCAAGGAAGCCCTGATCGAATACATCCAGCAGGACGGTATTACCCACGGTCTCGACCTGCACACCAAGGCCAAGCGCGAATTCCTGGAAGCCTTCGCCACGAAGATCCTGCAGCCGCGCGAACTGAACTACGTCATGCAATTCACCGGTCCCACCGGCACCAACGCCGTGGAAGCGGCGATGAAGATTGCGCGCAAGTACAAGGGCCGCGAGAACATCATCTCCTTCACCAACGGTTTCCACGGCTGCAGCATGGGCGCCCTGGCCGCCACCGGTAACTCCCACCACCGCGGCGCTGCCGGAACCAGCATGAGCGGTGTTTCGCGCATCCCGTACGACGGCTACCTGGGCGACGACATCGACACCACCGCCTATCTGGACAAGGTGCTGTCCGATTCCTCCAGCGGCATCGACCACCCTGCGGCAGTCATGGTGGAAACCGTACAGGGCGAGGGCGGCATCAACGCGGCCAGCGCCGAGTGGCTGCGCAATCTGCAGGCGGTCTGCCACAAGCATGATGTGCTGCTGATTGTCGACGACATCCAGGCGGGCTGTGGCCGTACCGGCAGCTTCTTCAGCTTTGAAGACGCGGGTATCAAGCCGGATATCGTGACCCTGTCCAAGTCCCTGTCCGGCTACGGCCTGCCGTTCGCGGTTGTGCTGATGCGCCCGGAGCTGGACCAATGGAAGCCCGGTGAGCACAACGGTACCTTCCGCGGCAACAACCTGGCGTTCGTCACCGCGACTGCGGCGATCAACCACTACTGGAGCGACGACAAGTTCGCCAAGGAAGTGCAGCGCAAGGGCGACTACATCGGTGAGCGCCTGAACGCGATCGTGGAGAAGTTCGGCGACGGCAACATGACCACCCGCGGTCGCGGTATGTTCCGCGGTCTGAACTGCATCAGCGGCGAACTGGCCGGCAAGATCACCAGCGAAGCGTTCAAGAACGGCCTGGTCATCGAGACCAGTGGTGCCGACGACCAGGTGGTGAAAACCCTGTGTCCGCTGACCATCAGTGACGAGAACCTCAAGCGCAGCCTGGATATCGTTGAAGCGGCGGTGGAAAAAGTTCTGAAAGGTACCGAGGTGCCGGAAGAACACGATTTCTTTGCCGACGATGACTCCGCTGCCGAGAAGGCCGCTGACAAGAAAGGCGAACTGGCCGGCGCCGCCTGA
- a CDS encoding FHA domain-containing protein, which translates to MASLQHPDREQPVYLMAHHTVGRRQDRVDTRITSSEISGIHAAIQWTGTHWNIRDLSRNGTWLNNQQMVPAKNYQLQQGDHIAFGRATNPAWVVENLDAPENLLIDLETGEAQLLEQYHLLPDEREPLASLHYSPLTGQWLYEITGNSNGTHNATIVKHGDRVDCGVHSWRLFLADNQGATRELSLKQLSITQFDLRFSVSHHEEHVQLQLRQGEIKQALPARIHNYLLLYLARARVNDMQRGVDADSQGWVSIQLATRELGITVNHLNTQIFRARKQIGESLPDAIDTSDLVERRSWEIRLGCNRFEIYKGSQLESHTGIRTAAVIE; encoded by the coding sequence ATGGCTTCACTGCAGCACCCAGACAGGGAACAGCCCGTCTACCTGATGGCGCACCACACTGTTGGGCGGCGACAGGACCGGGTCGATACGCGCATCACCAGCTCTGAAATCTCCGGCATTCACGCCGCTATCCAGTGGACCGGAACCCACTGGAATATTCGCGACCTCAGCCGCAACGGTACCTGGCTCAATAACCAGCAGATGGTGCCGGCCAAGAACTACCAGTTGCAGCAGGGCGACCACATCGCCTTCGGCCGCGCCACCAACCCGGCCTGGGTAGTGGAAAACCTCGATGCGCCGGAAAACCTGCTGATCGACCTGGAAACCGGTGAGGCGCAACTGCTGGAGCAATACCACCTGCTGCCCGATGAGCGCGAGCCACTCGCCAGCCTGCACTACAGCCCGCTCACCGGCCAGTGGCTGTACGAGATTACCGGCAATTCCAACGGCACCCACAACGCCACCATCGTCAAGCACGGCGACCGCGTTGACTGCGGCGTACACAGCTGGCGGCTGTTCCTGGCCGACAACCAGGGGGCCACCCGGGAGCTGTCGCTGAAGCAGCTGTCCATTACCCAGTTTGACCTGCGCTTCTCCGTCAGCCACCACGAAGAACACGTGCAGCTGCAATTGCGCCAGGGAGAAATCAAACAGGCGCTGCCGGCGCGCATCCACAACTACCTGCTGCTGTACCTGGCCCGCGCGCGGGTAAACGATATGCAGCGCGGCGTCGATGCCGATTCGCAGGGCTGGGTGTCGATCCAACTGGCCACCCGCGAGCTGGGCATCACCGTCAATCACCTGAATACGCAGATCTTCCGCGCGCGCAAGCAGATCGGGGAATCACTGCCGGACGCCATCGACACCTCCGATCTGGTGGAGCGGCGCTCATGGGAAATTCGCCTCGGCTGCAATCGTTTCGAAATTTACAAGGGCTCGCAGCTGGAGTCCCACACCGGGATCCGCACGGCAGCGGTAATCGAATAA
- a CDS encoding protein kinase, protein MTSEQNPFYIGRYQVTGQLGSGGMGVVYLALDERLNRRVAIKRLLKRPNSSAAPQRIRQEALLLAQLNHNNIVQIYDVVEERDDLALVMEYVDGCTLHTWLRERDPGLIQKIQLLRQICHGLARAHSIGIIHRDLKPDNILIDADNTAKITDFGIAKSWREDSELTLEQHIAGSWGAMSPEQALGNPLDNRCDLFALGVLAYRVLCDETPFGTPESPFAAVDRLVNARHAPASTLCPELPPALCQLLDRLLQKDPDKRPLNASIVAEELGTILQALAAEQSGSATRTVTVTAESYQRRQQRRARLRKGLLAAVGTAACALLAAAAVALWPTIERDDGGRYIAIVAPTQNSATPALRQLHINVLSAIKQGLSERRGLLQIPYSESRPLRGKSLREQARALNAQLLLHPSITCQARRCEASLELIDTRNFAVIASRSTQLETDYPLESRARVLQQLNYLLPQFPARDNSADYNISRDDYQRYLQLYAQRNNDDKSPGIIDALEKLQQKNPGFAPYYDLFGAVIVGYEYDTRDADAFDRLERFLQRAPGDIADSPAVLSARLKLATARGNWSRAAALLTKLKVSLPDQGSYYFQKAKYHTARGEYDRAITAIDRALSYRTSAAYLLEKALALSQSGHMDSARDFIQRSLEYYKDNPRAISLLAANELDGGHPKETIRLLNAEDVEQLGPMDTYNLCLAYFIERQFPRADRCFDGIATAAPDDAEPLLYRVEIARAQHLDDQARQLAAQALKLVDGRNNWESQLIQARAYAELGQPDRAIEKLIAIRRDAPGNLYVNYARAQIYFITGDLNSAKAHIRSTLEMGISPIWYTTNTFASLCTRAEFTGLRADYPTLCPNAIAQK, encoded by the coding sequence ATGACGTCAGAGCAAAACCCTTTTTACATCGGCCGCTACCAGGTCACCGGGCAACTGGGTTCCGGTGGCATGGGCGTGGTGTACCTGGCGCTGGACGAGCGGCTGAACCGCCGCGTGGCGATCAAGCGGCTGCTGAAGCGACCCAACAGCAGCGCCGCGCCCCAGCGTATCCGCCAGGAAGCGCTGCTGCTGGCACAGCTCAACCACAACAACATCGTGCAGATCTACGATGTGGTCGAAGAGCGCGACGACCTGGCGCTGGTCATGGAGTATGTGGATGGCTGCACCCTGCACACCTGGCTGCGCGAACGGGATCCCGGCCTGATACAGAAAATCCAGCTGTTGCGGCAGATCTGTCATGGCCTGGCGCGGGCACACAGCATCGGCATCATTCACCGCGACCTGAAGCCCGACAACATCCTCATCGACGCCGACAACACCGCCAAGATCACGGATTTCGGCATCGCCAAGAGCTGGCGTGAGGACAGCGAACTCACCCTGGAGCAGCACATCGCCGGCAGTTGGGGCGCCATGTCCCCGGAACAGGCCCTGGGCAACCCGCTCGACAACCGCTGCGACCTGTTTGCGCTGGGCGTACTCGCCTACCGGGTACTGTGCGATGAAACCCCGTTCGGCACGCCGGAAAGCCCCTTCGCCGCGGTCGACCGCCTCGTCAACGCCCGCCACGCGCCGGCCTCAACCCTCTGTCCCGAGCTGCCCCCGGCACTGTGCCAGCTGCTGGACCGGCTGCTGCAGAAAGATCCGGACAAACGCCCGCTCAACGCCAGTATCGTCGCCGAGGAGCTGGGCACCATCCTGCAGGCGCTGGCCGCGGAGCAGAGCGGCAGCGCCACCCGCACGGTAACCGTCACCGCAGAGAGCTACCAGCGGCGCCAACAGCGCCGCGCGCGCCTGCGCAAGGGACTGCTGGCCGCGGTCGGCACCGCCGCCTGCGCGCTGCTGGCCGCCGCGGCGGTGGCACTGTGGCCGACCATCGAGCGCGACGACGGCGGCCGCTATATCGCCATCGTCGCCCCGACGCAAAACAGTGCCACCCCGGCGCTGCGGCAGCTGCATATCAATGTGCTGAGCGCGATCAAACAGGGACTGTCGGAGCGCCGCGGCCTGCTGCAGATCCCCTATTCCGAGTCCCGCCCGCTGCGCGGCAAGTCGCTGCGCGAACAGGCCCGGGCACTCAATGCACAACTGCTGCTGCACCCGTCGATCACCTGCCAGGCGCGTCGCTGCGAGGCATCGCTGGAGCTGATCGACACGCGCAACTTCGCCGTGATCGCCAGCCGCAGCACCCAGCTGGAAACGGACTACCCGCTGGAGAGCCGCGCGCGCGTGCTGCAGCAGCTCAACTACCTGCTGCCGCAATTCCCGGCCCGCGACAACAGTGCCGACTACAACATCAGCCGCGACGATTACCAGCGCTACCTGCAGCTCTACGCGCAGCGCAACAACGACGACAAATCGCCCGGCATCATCGATGCACTGGAAAAGCTGCAGCAGAAAAATCCCGGTTTCGCCCCCTACTACGACCTGTTCGGTGCCGTCATCGTCGGCTACGAGTACGACACCCGCGACGCGGATGCCTTCGATCGGCTGGAGCGCTTCCTGCAGCGCGCCCCCGGCGACATCGCCGACAGCCCGGCGGTACTGTCGGCGCGGCTCAAGCTCGCTACCGCGCGCGGCAACTGGTCGCGCGCGGCCGCACTGCTGACAAAACTTAAAGTCTCCCTGCCCGATCAGGGCAGCTACTACTTCCAGAAAGCCAAATACCACACCGCGCGCGGCGAGTACGACCGCGCCATTACCGCCATCGACCGCGCCCTGAGCTACCGCACCAGCGCCGCCTACCTGCTGGAAAAAGCCCTGGCGCTGTCGCAGTCCGGACACATGGATAGCGCGCGCGACTTTATCCAGCGCTCCCTCGAGTACTACAAAGACAACCCGCGCGCCATCTCGCTGCTGGCCGCCAACGAACTCGACGGCGGCCACCCGAAGGAAACCATCCGCCTGCTGAATGCCGAGGATGTCGAGCAGCTGGGCCCGATGGACACCTACAACCTGTGCCTGGCCTATTTTATCGAGCGGCAGTTCCCGCGCGCCGACCGCTGCTTCGACGGCATCGCCACCGCGGCCCCGGACGACGCCGAGCCGCTGCTCTACCGCGTGGAGATTGCCCGCGCCCAGCATCTCGACGACCAGGCCCGGCAGCTGGCCGCACAGGCACTGAAACTCGTCGACGGGCGCAACAACTGGGAAAGCCAGCTAATCCAGGCGCGCGCCTACGCCGAGCTGGGCCAGCCCGACCGCGCGATTGAAAAGCTGATCGCCATCCGCCGCGACGCGCCGGGCAACCTGTACGTCAACTACGCACGTGCGCAGATCTATTTCATCACCGGCGACCTGAACTCCGCCAAGGCGCATATCCGCAGCACGCTGGAGATGGGCATTTCGCCGATCTGGTACACCACCAATACCTTCGCCTCCCTCTGTACCCGCGCGGAGTTCACCGGCCTGCGCGCCGACTACCCCACGCTCTGCCCCAACGCAATTGCGCAGAAATAG
- a CDS encoding MarR family transcriptional regulator has protein sequence MDKIEEVLITLRRLIRATDLHSKQLVKTAGLTAPQLLLLQAIREKGQVTIGALAREISLSQATVTTILDRLEKRGLVYRERSSEDKRKVHAYLTEKGMDFIRDAPTPLQEHFVRQFRDLREWEQSMIISSLQRVALMMDAEHIDASPVLDVGDLDRKDSRHPSAEKDEG, from the coding sequence ATGGACAAGATTGAAGAAGTACTGATCACCCTGCGCCGCCTGATCCGCGCCACCGACCTGCATTCCAAGCAATTGGTGAAGACCGCCGGGCTGACGGCACCACAATTGCTGCTGCTACAGGCCATCCGCGAGAAGGGGCAGGTGACCATCGGTGCCCTGGCGAGGGAAATCAGCCTCAGCCAGGCGACCGTCACCACCATTCTCGACCGGCTGGAAAAGCGCGGCCTGGTGTACCGCGAGCGCTCCTCGGAAGACAAGCGCAAGGTGCACGCCTACCTCACCGAGAAGGGCATGGACTTTATCCGCGACGCCCCCACACCGCTGCAGGAACATTTCGTACGCCAGTTCCGCGACCTGCGTGAGTGGGAGCAGTCGATGATCATCTCCTCGCTGCAGCGCGTCGCGTTGATGATGGATGCCGAGCATATCGACGCATCGCCGGTACTGGATGTCGGCGACCTGGATCGCAAAGACAGCCGCCACCCGTCTGCGGAAAAAGACGAAGGCTGA
- the ectA gene encoding diaminobutyrate acetyltransferase produces MSATSVTKSQSGSSESKTEESPEEKVTARQDSATREALLRRPVSEDGADVHRLISQCPPLDENSIYCNLLQASHFADTSVAAEIDGALAGFVSGYLVPERPDTLFVWQVAVAEAGRGQGLAGRMIREILSRPACAAVRYLETTITPDNEASWALFRGLARRLGAECGDSVMFDRERHFQGRHDSEMLLRIGPFSQAAVDG; encoded by the coding sequence TTGAGCGCCACAAGCGTTACGAAATCGCAGAGCGGAAGCTCGGAAAGCAAAACTGAAGAGTCTCCGGAAGAAAAGGTCACCGCGCGGCAGGATTCCGCTACCAGGGAAGCCCTGCTGCGCAGGCCGGTCAGTGAAGACGGTGCCGATGTGCATCGACTGATCAGTCAATGTCCCCCCCTGGATGAAAACTCCATCTACTGCAACCTGCTGCAGGCGAGCCATTTCGCCGACACCAGCGTTGCCGCCGAGATCGATGGTGCCCTCGCCGGCTTTGTGTCCGGCTACCTGGTGCCGGAGCGCCCCGACACGCTGTTTGTCTGGCAGGTGGCGGTGGCCGAAGCCGGCCGCGGCCAGGGCCTGGCCGGGCGCATGATCCGCGAGATCCTGAGCCGCCCGGCCTGCGCTGCGGTGCGCTACCTGGAAACCACCATCACCCCCGACAACGAAGCCTCCTGGGCGCTGTTCCGCGGCCTCGCCCGCCGGCTCGGGGCGGAGTGCGGCGATTCGGTGATGTTTGATCGCGAGCGCCATTTCCAGGGACGTCACGACAGCGAGATGCTGCTGCGTATCGGGCCGTTTTCCCAAGCGGCAGTCGATGGCTGA
- a CDS encoding protein kinase: protein MDFAQPEQILSDRYRIERTLGAGGMGVVYLAEDLKLQRRVAIKKLRTDTANESASVRIQSEARLLAQLNHPHVVQLYDAIDTRDGIALVMEYVEGTALSTRQQSQPLSLAAKLDLLVQICRGIDAAHRLGIVHRDLKPDNILVAADGSAKVADFGIASSIEPGDERLTRDGKVAGSFDTMAPEQLRGEAPQPHSDLFALGLLAYRLLCGQHPFGDNRSPYTTAERILRKPHPPATRFNPELPPALNRLLDRLLAKEPAERPPGAAAVAAELERIGRDLAEGGERRSEIPPAHNPPTSEEHYRRRRLPFGALAALLLVVAAAAVGVSLSLRHPGFAHWDSGRYIAVLMPAEIPKQNSAQIQSALGAICRALANRRGLYLVPYSESAALRGQPASAQAQKLNAQLLLKPRFDCGASDCKLTMALIDASDLRTIGKRSLSLKPHAIRRGYERTQQQLNYLLGDYPPRGRDPDLSIGEAEYQRFLALETHSFYYRNIEVFASTMQALEALQPQAPDYPPIYLLYTQLAFDDRTINRNIDAVERLQRFLARAPDDIGDTFALLMSHYYLALLQYDWNRARELLARLKDVAPDPASYYFTEASYYQLRDDYPAALHSIDRALALRTSVTYLMQKATILSYAGQLPAAQPILEQVLALDKKDFAATSLLAANDLDMGALQAAIELLEHADPQQLSSIDIFNLCQARYLQGELAQSDRCFADLYRRLPDDLEPLLYRAEIARLRGQPRRAQQFAEKVRDLGRTRKGWENRLILARAYALLGQQEEAASALMEIRRQATDDTYVNNAMAQAYIATDDHASAAATIRRALELGQSPVWYRTPRFASLCRHRAFAGLRADYPALCAKAQADGEIVAGAGTG, encoded by the coding sequence ATGGACTTCGCCCAACCGGAACAGATCCTGTCGGATCGCTATCGCATCGAGCGCACCCTCGGCGCCGGCGGCATGGGCGTGGTCTACCTGGCCGAAGACCTGAAACTGCAGCGGCGCGTGGCGATCAAAAAGCTGCGTACCGACACCGCCAACGAGTCCGCCAGCGTGCGCATTCAATCGGAAGCGCGGCTGCTCGCACAACTCAATCACCCCCACGTGGTACAGCTGTACGATGCCATCGACACCCGCGACGGCATCGCCCTGGTGATGGAATATGTCGAGGGCACAGCACTGTCGACCCGGCAACAGAGCCAGCCCCTGTCGTTGGCGGCCAAGCTGGATCTGCTGGTGCAGATCTGCCGCGGTATCGATGCCGCGCACCGGCTCGGTATCGTCCACCGCGATCTCAAACCGGACAATATCCTGGTGGCCGCGGACGGCAGCGCCAAGGTGGCCGACTTCGGGATCGCCAGCTCCATCGAGCCCGGCGACGAGCGGCTCACCCGCGACGGCAAGGTGGCCGGCTCCTTCGACACCATGGCACCGGAGCAGCTGCGCGGCGAGGCGCCGCAGCCCCACAGCGACCTGTTCGCACTGGGCCTGCTGGCCTACCGGCTGCTGTGCGGCCAGCACCCGTTCGGTGACAACCGCAGTCCCTACACCACCGCCGAGCGCATCCTGCGCAAACCGCACCCGCCGGCGACGCGCTTCAACCCGGAACTGCCGCCGGCACTCAACCGACTGCTCGACCGCCTGCTGGCCAAGGAGCCCGCCGAGCGGCCGCCCGGCGCGGCAGCCGTGGCGGCCGAACTGGAGCGCATCGGTCGCGACCTGGCCGAAGGTGGCGAGCGCCGCAGCGAGATTCCCCCCGCGCACAACCCCCCTACCAGCGAGGAACACTACCGGCGCCGCCGCCTCCCGTTCGGCGCCCTGGCCGCGCTGCTGCTGGTGGTGGCCGCAGCCGCGGTGGGCGTATCGCTGTCGCTGCGGCACCCCGGGTTTGCGCACTGGGACAGCGGCCGTTATATCGCCGTGCTGATGCCCGCCGAAATACCCAAACAGAACAGCGCGCAGATACAGAGCGCACTCGGTGCCATCTGCCGCGCGCTGGCCAACCGCCGCGGCCTCTACCTGGTGCCCTACAGCGAATCCGCAGCGCTGCGCGGCCAGCCCGCCAGCGCCCAGGCGCAAAAGCTCAATGCGCAGTTGCTGCTCAAACCCCGCTTCGACTGCGGTGCCAGCGATTGCAAACTGACGATGGCACTCATCGATGCCAGCGACCTCCGCACCATCGGTAAACGCAGCCTGAGCCTCAAGCCCCACGCCATACGCCGCGGCTACGAGCGCACCCAGCAGCAGCTCAACTATCTGCTCGGCGACTACCCGCCGCGCGGCAGGGACCCGGACCTCAGCATCGGCGAGGCCGAGTACCAGCGCTTCCTGGCGCTGGAAACCCACAGCTTCTACTACCGCAACATCGAGGTCTTTGCCTCGACCATGCAGGCACTGGAAGCCCTGCAGCCGCAGGCACCGGACTATCCGCCGATTTACCTGCTCTATACCCAGCTGGCGTTCGACGACCGCACCATCAACCGCAATATCGACGCGGTGGAGCGGCTGCAGCGCTTCCTGGCCCGGGCCCCCGACGACATCGGCGATACGTTCGCATTACTGATGTCCCACTATTATCTCGCCCTACTGCAATACGACTGGAACCGCGCCCGCGAACTGCTCGCGCGGCTCAAGGACGTGGCCCCGGACCCGGCCAGCTACTATTTCACCGAGGCCAGCTATTACCAGCTGCGCGACGACTACCCCGCGGCCCTGCATAGCATCGACCGCGCGCTGGCGCTGCGCACCAGCGTCACCTACCTGATGCAGAAGGCCACCATCCTCAGCTACGCCGGCCAGTTGCCGGCGGCACAACCTATCCTGGAACAGGTGCTGGCGCTGGATAAAAAGGATTTCGCCGCAACCTCGCTGCTTGCCGCCAACGACCTCGATATGGGCGCATTGCAAGCAGCCATCGAGTTGCTCGAACACGCCGATCCGCAGCAGCTGTCCAGTATCGATATCTTCAACCTGTGCCAGGCCCGTTACCTGCAAGGTGAACTGGCGCAGTCCGACCGCTGCTTCGCCGATCTCTACCGGCGCCTGCCGGACGACCTGGAACCGCTGCTGTACCGCGCCGAGATCGCCCGCCTGCGCGGCCAGCCACGGCGCGCGCAACAGTTCGCAGAAAAAGTGCGCGACCTGGGCCGCACGCGCAAGGGCTGGGAAAACCGCCTGATTCTCGCCCGCGCCTACGCGCTGCTCGGGCAGCAGGAAGAGGCGGCCAGCGCGCTGATGGAAATCCGCCGCCAGGCCACCGACGATACCTATGTCAACAACGCGATGGCCCAGGCCTATATCGCCACCGACGACCACGCCTCCGCCGCGGCCACCATCCGCCGCGCACTGGAACTGGGCCAGTCGCCGGTCTGGTACCGCACCCCGCGTTTCGCCAGCCTGTGCCGGCACCGCGCCTTTGCCGGACTGCGCGCCGACTACCCGGCGCTGTGCGCCAAAGCACAAGCAGACGGAGAAATAGTCGCAGGCGCGGGAACAGGGTAA